The genomic interval GTCTTGGGAGGCATCTGCCTTTAGCTCCTGAGGGGGTTGTTCGGAACGAAGTGTGAACTGCGTGGACGCTCGGCGAAGCCGAGGACCCGGGGACGACTACTTCTTGGCCTTCTTCTTGCCGGCCATCGTCTTCTTCGGGCCCTTGCGGGTACGCGCGTTGGTCTTGGTGCGCTGGCCGTGCACAGGCAGCCCACGGCGGTGCCGCAGACCCTGGTAGCAGCCGATCTCGATCTTGCGGCGGATGTCGGCGGCCACCTCGCGGCGCAGGTCGCCTTCGACCTTGTAGTTGCCCTCGAGGTGGTTGCGCAGCTTGACCAGGTCCTCGTCGCTCAGGTCCCGCGCCCGCAGGTCCGGGCTGATGCCGGTCGCTTCGAGGGTTTCCTTCGCACGGGTCGGTCCGACGCCGTAGATGTAGGTGAGCGCGATGACCATTCGCTTTTCGCGAGGCAGGTCAACGCCGGCAAGACGTGCCATTCGGGGCGTTCTCCTTCGTTCCTTCGGAGGTCTTGTGCGCATCCGTCCGCTACTGCCCACTCGAAGCTGATGTCAGCCTCGA from Jatrophihabitans sp. carries:
- the rpsM gene encoding 30S ribosomal protein S13; amino-acid sequence: MARLAGVDLPREKRMVIALTYIYGVGPTRAKETLEATGISPDLRARDLSDEDLVKLRNHLEGNYKVEGDLRREVAADIRRKIEIGCYQGLRHRRGLPVHGQRTKTNARTRKGPKKTMAGKKKAKK